GGAAACTGACTGGCGTTACTTTCTCCAACTCCTTGGGCTTTGGAGGCTTACACAGGTGTCTTTTATTGCTGGGTATTGTTCCCCCCCTCCCGTTCTAGAACAAGGTTGCCAGAAGGGAAATGAAGTCCCCTGACAATCACATTCCCATTTCAAGTGGCTGGATCTGTGCAGCTACAAGAGGGAGTGGCATCACACCTTGGGGAGATGGAAGGGGACGCTCTGCCCAGTGGGCCCTTCAAGGTGGAGGCAGGTCCAGGGCTGTTAGGCCTGAATGAAGGAAGTTTAACTGGTGGTGGTGAAGGGGATAGATGATCAAGGGAAGTGGtctggcagagaggaggaagtaagaaggaatgaaaggagGAGCCTGATCCAAGTAGGAATAAGAATTAAAGTCTTAAGTGGGTACCAGTGTGATAGGCCAGAGAAAGGTggaagaggtgggtgggaagcaaACCCTTCTTGCTGATGTTAAACTGCTTCAGCACACGGTGTGGTTCTGAGCCTGGGTGGAGTCCCAACAGTAGTTTTGCCTCTGGACAAATAAGCTGGGCAGGGAGAAGGCCTCGCTCATCCCAGAGTTCCAGGGTTGGCCTCAGCAGCTCAATTGGCCCAGGCTTGTCAAAAGTGAGGTGGCAGCCTGGAGAGACCCTGTAGATGGGAGTGAATGGGGTGCAGGGGTGTCAGGGACAATCTGTGGCTGGGAGAGCAGGACTGCAGTCTGCCTCGGTGTGTATGGTTTGATGGCCGTTTTGTAATTCTGGGGGTATGTATTGGTCCCTTGCATGGTGGACTTCTCTGTGTTTGTCTTCATAAACCCAAAGTGGAGGATGGAAGCAACAAGCTTACTCTGTCCTTGTGACATACACACATCCCTTTGCCTCAAGTCTGGCTATTTTAAGAAAAGCTAGGCTTGGTTTACTGTCATGCCCTGTTGGGGCAGATAGACTGTCCTTCAGGCTATGTCCACATGTACCCGCAGAAACATAGGGGTCCATCTGACCCAGCCACGAAGAAGCAAGGGGCAGGAAAATGACTCCGTATACTGAAAGGTGATGACAGACTGGATTTCAAAAGAAGCaaggttttttttcctgtaagagaGAGGGGGTTTAGTGCAAAACTAACTATCCGGACAAACTGATCAAATAGCTCTATGTTTCTGTAAGGATAGAGTGATGCTTTAGGCGCCTAAGTTCCTGGGCCCCTCTTGTTATGGGTAGGGGGCCTCAACAGTCCCTACCACAGCTTCAGTTTCCCTTAACTGGACCACAAGAGCAGAACAAGCTTGGGGCTGGGGCCAGTGTGGCCCGTTTCCCTGCAGTAGTTCTCACCTCTGGCAGTGGGCTGTCAGTTTCAGACAAGGAGAGGTGGAAAAGTGGAAGGAGGATGACTTCAGCTTCCCTGGAGCCAGGAGGAACTGAACCCCACCCCATTTTTCTCCAGCCTCTCAATGCAGGGAAGGCAGGGACTGGCAGGAGAGACTCCCAGGACTGAGGTGGCCGGACGTGGGAACTAAAGGATCCGAAGTGCCGGCGCTGGCCGCTGAACTCTCTTCTGGAGAGGCCGCGGCCGGCCAGGAGCTCTGAGCCGGCCGGCTGGGCGGAGGAGCCTGGGGCGACGAGTGGGAGAGGCCGGCCAAGCTGCGGAGATAACCTcattccccctcctcctgccggAACAAAGGCGCCCTTTGAAGCACCGGCCCATTACAGACGCGGATCCTTGAGGGTTGGGGCTTCCCAGGCCCCCTCCAGACGCCGTTCCCGGCTTGGAAAGTTCCTGCGTCCGGAAAATGGCACCGAAGTGCGGCCAATTCCCGGTTTCCGCCGGCTCCTCCCCTTCAGGCCTCGAAGGCTACCGGCTTCAGGATCCCGCCACCTGATCCAGACCATACCCCGTGGGCTCTTCCTCTTCCACCGCCTCGCTCCGCCGGGAAGCCGCTTCCCCGAGCGCTGGCCCGCGCTGCGCACGGAGCGCAGACATGTTCCTTTTCGTTCGTGTAGGGTTTCGTTTCTTGCATTAAAACGGGGCTGAAATGAGCATCGCAGAGACCCGGTTCTCTAGAAAACGCGGCGCCGGAGGGCCTGGGACGGCTCGGCCCGAAGCCCCGAGGCCCAGCTGGGACCGCCAGGCTCACAGCTGCCGGGCCGCGCATCGGGCGGCGGCGACGAAGACCCGACCCAAAGCTGAAACGTCTCAGGGTCGGCAAAGTCCTTCCGTGTCCAACGGATTTCCGAGTTCAAAAATGCGGCCGCACATGGCTCCATCTCCGCGTCCAGAAACGGTTCTTAAGAGAAAATTTCAACCGTTTTTGCAACTCAACAACGTGCCCGCCGGCACTGATGGCTCAGGGAGCCGCGGCAATTTCTGAGAAGGTTTTTCGGAGAATTCATGTGGGCTCGATTGGCTGGGAATGCTCAGAGCCGGAGCTGGATCTGTCGCAAGCTGTCCCTGGCCCTCGGCGCCCCGTGCCCACGGGGACGAGGCCAGAGGCGGGAAAAGCATCTAGGAGGGCGTGGGGCGCAGGGTCCGAAGCCGAGGGCTCAGCGCGGGAGGTCTTCCCCGGATGATCAGAGACCCCAGGGCTTAGGACCGGCTCTGCCCTCTCCTTAGAGCCCCTGTCCTTGCACCAGCCTCCTAACCACGGGTCCTTCTACTGCCCCGGCCCGACGGTTCAAAAATAGCCGCGACTCTCAGATCGGCCCATGGGTGCCAGGTTTTGAGACCCAGGCTGGTCTGGGCCAAAGGAGCACCGAGATGGTTTACTCAGTTCTGAATAAAACTTCAATCATTTATAGCAATAAACAATCATTGTAATTGACAGGTTTCATGCCCAAAACGGCTGACACCATAGGCTCCCTCCCCCACCGCATGATTTAGGCAAATCTTTGAAATCTGAGGGGAAACAAGTCTGCCCACAAAAATTCTTGTTCAAGTAATTACAGCCTTTTATATTGTTGGGATCTGCTGGGTCAGTATCTACTTGTCAGATGGGACTAAGCAAATTGACAAATTGGACCAGGAAAGCAGCTTCCCATGAAACAGTTCAGCTATAGCCAAAGCttcaaaaaagataatttttcttctgttatctaGATAATGGTACCAAGCATCTGGTTTACTTTGACTGTGTAGACCGCGGTTTATCCTCAGATTAGGTTGGCAGCCGAAGCTCTAGCCATATCCTTTTCATTGGTTTCACTAAAAGCCGGGTTACCTAGCTCTGAGTTATGGAACCTCAAAAGGCTGAAGTCCAGTCCCGTCTAcactaacaaaataaaactggaaactaAGCAATTACTGTACAAATTaggtcattcttttaaaaagaaaaaaaggcaagaaaagagaaacaaactttAACAAATTCCAGGAAGAAAACGAACTCCAACAAATGCAACTCTTTCCTTCGGGAAAGTCAGATAAtggaaacgtgtgtgtgtgtgtgcgcgcgcgtgtgcgcgcgcgtTTGTAAGGCTAGTGGGGGATCTTCATTAGCAAACCCGTTGCCCAGTGAAGACGTGGGAGCTCGGCTAGCCTGCGACCTTAAAAGCTCCCGCCCCCCTACTTGGGAGGACTGCCGTGGGTCCCGCAGCCGCCGGGTGGACTCCCAGAGTCGGCGCATGGCGAAGGAAGCCGGTTGCTATTGCAACCCTTCCCGACCCTGGGTCCGAGAGGCACTTGTGACTCGACAAAGTCGGGTCGAGGTTGTTGAGAAACACCCCGAGACGGTGGAGAACTCCTCACGGAACATTAACTCTCCAGTGtcccctccccgctgcccctTCTCTCCGCAGACCCGGGACACGCGCGTGGACTTTGCCCCACTGGGACGCGCCAGCGAGGGCGGATATCTGGGAATTGGTGGTGGATGTGAGAGGGAAGTAGGGTCCCAGGTCCAGCCCGCGCAGAGGAAGGGGGCGGCGGGCGCTGCGCTCTCTGGACTGGGACTGGCTCAGCACCGACAGATTCTGGCAGGCCGCGGGGAGGATCAGGAGAAGAACTCCAGGGATGCGCCCGGGTTTGGCGTCCGAACCCGCACCGTTTTCTGGGCAAGCCTGGAGGTCCCAACCTGGCTCTCTGGGAGGGAACCCAACGCCGCGGAAGCGCGAACGGATCCGGCGCGGCTCTTCCCGGTTTGGGAATCGGCCTCTGCGGACCCCACAGCCTTGTTTCAACAACTTCTGAACAGCCCCCGCACGCCCCCGAGCCTCCCCCGCGCCACCGCAGGGCCAGCGCTGGCCGGCCGCCTAAGCGGGCACAGCATGGGCACTCACCCTGGAAGCGGTGGCCGAAGAAGCGGTTCCGCAGGACCCAGGGGTAGAAGTGCAGAGGGTCCCGGTGCTGGGCGCCGAAGAAGGAGTGCGGGGGCTGCAGCGGGGAGGCGCCCAGCTGGTGCGCCGGGTGCACGGTCAGCGCGGGGTGGTTCATGGCCTCGGGGAACACGAGCTCGGGCCCACCGTAAAGCGAGCGACCGGcgcccgcggcggcggcggcggcggcggcggcggcggggaagCCGCTCACGAAGGCCGCCTCGGCCGCGCCGGGGTGAGGGTAATTGAGCGCCGTGGGCCGGAGTGGCTCCTCCGAGGCGGCCGCCGCCAGGGGATGGGAGCCGGCGCCCCCGCCGCCAGTGCCCCCGCCGGTGCCGCCGTCCTTGGCTACCAAGGACTCGATGGTAAAGCCGCGCTTGGCTGTGGGCTGGAACATGGTCGCGGTCGCCGGAGCCGAGCGAGGCAGCCGGGCTCTGGGGAGCGCTCCGCGTCCTGGCGCCGCCGCCGTGCGGGGTGTGCACCCAGccaggcacatgcacacacaccagcacccctcacctcccccgcccgcccgccctcgCTCAGACCCTGCCGGCGAGCCAGGCGCGGAGAGGCGAGGGGCGTGAGAGCGAGCGAACGCGGAGTCGGGCCACCGCGCGCAGCTAGGCGCGCCGGCCTCTGGGGCCGAGCGGGCAGCTCCCGGCGCGGGCACTGGCGCGGGTTCCGTGCGATGTTGCGAGCTGCCTCTACGGCCTGGGGGCTGAGCCCGGCCCCCTCCCTCCCGAGTCCAGCCAGGACAGACCCCCGCCCCTGGTCCTCCCAGCACTGCCCAGCTCAGCTTCGGCCGCTGTACTGCGAGGCGCGAGTTAGCCGGCACCTGCCCCGCGCTCGCCCATTGGCCGCCGCTCACCTGCCccaaggtggggggcggggcggggcggggcgagggACGGCGGGTGGGGAAGGAGCCAGCAGTCGGAGGCAAAAAGCGGACTGGAGCCTCTGCCGGGCTGTCTaggcctccccccagcccccatccgCCCCTCGCCACGGGCTTCTCTTCGCGTCTCTGCCCTTTTAGCTGAATCTGGCGATCGTCCCAACCGTCTCAGCCCACGCGGGAGCCCAAAAAGACGTCCGAGGGGCCTGGGGCTTCGGAGAAACTCCAACCCCACTTCCCGATGTGTAACTCAGTTGAACCCTCTCCAATTCATCCTGGGATGTCGTTTCAGTTCTCAGGCAACTTGGATCCgagcggagggagggagggtgtttTTTTGCCCGATAAATACATTCTCTGATAACCAGGTCACTGCTCCCCGGGTCTCGGGACCCTCCCGCTCACGCTCACCCACCGTCTTTCTTCTGGGCCGCGTTCTGAAAGCCGAGGCCTTGCTCGAGAGGTTTCGCGTTTTCTGAGGGTTGCGGGGGACAGCTCCAGAAAGGGGGACGCCCAATTCTTTTCACAAGGGGCCAGGCCAGGGACAGCGCGAGAGGAGCTGCCAGAGTGGTCACTTTGCAGACCTCAAGCCGCAAATCCGGGTTCGGAAGCACCTCCTTCGCCCAACCACGGCGGCCGCGCTCTGCTCGCACCGGGACGGCGGGCCTCAGCACAGGGCGATCTGCGGCTTTCCTCGCCTTCTCTGGTCGTGGGGCTCAGGTGCAGGCGGGCCGGGCCTTAACCTGGAGCTGGCCGAGTAAGTCGACACTGTCTCCAAGAATACACATCAGCCATCACCGGAACGCAGCGGCCTCCTGGCCTCCCCTGACCCTCACCTTCCACCTGCGACCGCGGAGCCGCGGACGACTCTGCTCCGTCAGGTTTCCATTTCTTGCAATAATTTCCCgggggtgagtgggagaggagaacCAGTACTCTGCAAACTTTTTCACCCGGGCCTTCCAGGCCGCAAGAGACACCTCCCCGAGGCCTAGGAGGGCGCCGGGCAGTGGTGGGGAGGCTGCGACCCGGACCCTGCCAACGCACTGCGAGGAGGGGACCGCAGCGCGCTCAGCTTCCTCGCCGCCGCCGGGGTCAGTGAGGGCGGCGCGGCCGCGGCCGGGTGCGCAGACTTGGGTCGGGCCTGCGGCGCCCCAGGCCAGGGGTTCCGCGTGCCGCGTGACTCTGCAGGGACTCCAGGCCGGGTCTTGGGAGTGGCCCGCCTGAGCGCCGGGAGCCTTGGTCCGCGAGAGCGCTTCAGGCGCCCTTGTAGCCACAAAGCGGGTTAAAGTCTATTTTCCACTCGACTGCTCCGAAAAGCCCCCGCGCGCCGACGCCGTTCCGGCCCCCTTGGgcgaggtggggagggggctaaGAGGGGGGGCGGCGAGGCGACCGCACCCTGCAGCCCTTCGCGTCCGGGGCAGCCCGGAGCCGGGCGCTGCGGAGCCGCGGCAGAAACGCCTGCGGAAGGAATCCGTACCGAATCCGCGGCGAGCGCCTGTGCCCTCTTTGCGACCTCTCCGGCTCTTTTTGGCTCTCTTTACCGGTTTCTCTCTCCAGTTTCCGTCTCTGCCTGTCTatccccctccctgtctctctgctccaccctccaccccgacttttcattgatttcttcctcctcctcctttgctcCAGCCTCAGTCCTGGAAAGGGGAAGTTCCGAGTGGAGACCTAAGCAGGCCACAGCAAGAAGGGGGCGAGGGTGCGGAGCTGGGCAAAGGCACAGCTCGAGTTTTTCCGCTTTATATAGAGGGAGATAACTGGGTATTTTGTTGGAGCAAGATCCCCGCGGGGACGCGAGTTCAGTTGGATAAGCATTGCCTGGGCCTGTGCTCTGCGGCGACAGGGGGCTGCCACGGAGAAGACAGGAGCCCGAGCAAGTTTAAGCCTCCCCGGAGCCTTGCGCCCCAGCCGGAGATAAACCCCGTCGGTCCAGCCGCAGGCCCTCACCTCCTACCCCACTGAGAGGCTGGATGGTGGCCGCGAACTCACTAAACTGGGCAGGTAGAAGAGCTTGCAATCTACCGGGCCTTTCCTAGACTTGCATCTACACCGACCACATCTGTTTTCATCTATATGGTTCTGGGGATACACATTCCTGTTAACTTGATAGATCTTTATAATAGCACCTTCCCTTGTGGTGGTGCTTGTGAAATACTTTGACATCTACCCGTCTAGTTACTAACCCCATTTTACACGTGGAGAAAGAGAGTCCGGGGGACCGGTGACTTGAGTCTGG
The window above is part of the Lutra lutra chromosome 9, mLutLut1.2, whole genome shotgun sequence genome. Proteins encoded here:
- the EMX1 gene encoding homeobox protein EMX1 codes for the protein MCLAGCTPRTAAAPGRGALPRARLPRSAPATATMFQPTAKRGFTIESLVAKDGGTGGGTGGGGAGSHPLAAAASEEPLRPTALNYPHPGAAEAAFVSGFPAAAAAAAAAAGAGRSLYGGPELVFPEAMNHPALTVHPAHQLGASPLQPPHSFFGAQHRDPLHFYPWVLRNRFFGHRFQASDVPQDGLLLHGPFARKPKRIRTAFSPSQLLRLERAFEKNHYVVGAERKQLAGSLSLSETQVKVWFQNRRTKYKRQKLEEEGPESEQKKKGSHHINRWRIATKQANGEDIDVTSND